In Paracoccus sp. TOH, a single window of DNA contains:
- the ileS gene encoding isoleucine--tRNA ligase, translating to MSDTTTETPAAPDYRDTVFLPQTDFPMRAGLPQREPEWLARWERIGIYDRLRERAAGRAPFILHDGPPYANGHLHIGHALNKTIKDIVVRSHQMMGRDARYVPGWDCHGLPIEWKIEEKYRKAGQDKDAVDMVEFRQECRRFAEEWVAIQREEFKRLGVTGKWDQPYLTMDYHAEAVIAAEFMKLLMNGALYQGSKPVMWSPVEKTALAEAEVEYHDHTSHTIWVRFPVASSQGVWATERPASVVIWTTTPWTIPQNRAVAYNPGIAYGLYRVDAVAENATAKPGELLVLADALAESVKQAGKIEDWQRMRDVTAADMEGVVLAHPFRGVEAGAGEWDYAVPLLPGDHVTDDAGTGFVHTAPSHGDDDYQLGLRFKLPMTYNVEPDGSYRADLPIFGGQAIIGSDGKEGPANVSVIKQLAWAGALLAKGKIKHSYPHSWRSKAPLIYRNTPQWFAAIDHKLTDGMGEYGDTIRTRALTSIDRLVTWWPQSGRNRIHSMVENRPDWVLSRQRAWGVPLTCFVKKGARPSDPNFLLRDQRVNDRIIAAFERDGADIWYRPGFAAEVLAGVADPADYEQVMDVLDVWFDSGSTHAFVLRDRADGAPDGIADVYLEGTDQHRGWFQSSLLQACATRGRAPYRNVVTHGFTLDEKGMKMSKSLGNTIVPAEVIKQYGADILRLWVAQTDYTADQRIGPEILKGTADSYRRLRNTLRFVLGNLDGFTEAERVEPAEMPELEQWVLHRLAQIDRQVRKGYDGFDFQGVFQTVFQFATVDLSAFYFDIRKDALYCDAPDSARRRATRTVLDLLFHRLVTWLAPILPFTMEDVWLSRFPSEEDSVHLQDFPVTPAIWLNEALARKWEAIRRVRRTVTAALEIKRSDKVIGASLEAAPVVHVEEAEDLKALKSVDFADICITSGLSLTADPAPGEAFRLSDVPGIGVVFEEAEGEKCQRCWKILPDVGSHKHPGTCARCDAVLNGG from the coding sequence ATGAGCGACACCACCACCGAAACCCCGGCCGCGCCCGATTACCGCGACACCGTCTTCCTGCCCCAGACCGATTTCCCGATGCGCGCCGGCCTGCCGCAGCGCGAGCCGGAATGGCTGGCCCGCTGGGAACGGATCGGCATCTACGACCGGCTTCGGGAACGGGCGGCGGGGCGCGCGCCCTTCATCCTGCATGACGGCCCGCCCTATGCGAACGGCCATCTGCATATCGGCCACGCGTTGAACAAGACCATCAAGGACATCGTGGTGCGCAGCCACCAGATGATGGGTCGCGACGCCCGCTATGTGCCGGGCTGGGACTGCCACGGCCTGCCGATCGAATGGAAGATCGAGGAGAAATACCGCAAGGCCGGGCAGGACAAGGATGCGGTCGACATGGTGGAGTTCCGCCAGGAATGCCGCCGCTTCGCCGAGGAATGGGTGGCTATCCAGCGCGAGGAGTTCAAGCGGCTGGGCGTCACCGGCAAATGGGACCAGCCCTACCTGACCATGGACTATCACGCCGAGGCGGTGATCGCGGCCGAGTTCATGAAGCTGCTGATGAACGGCGCGCTCTATCAGGGCTCGAAGCCGGTGATGTGGTCTCCGGTCGAGAAGACCGCGCTGGCCGAGGCCGAGGTCGAGTATCACGACCATACCAGCCACACCATCTGGGTGCGGTTCCCGGTGGCATCCTCGCAGGGTGTTTGGGCAACGGAGAGGCCCGCCAGCGTGGTGATCTGGACCACGACGCCCTGGACCATCCCGCAAAACCGCGCCGTGGCCTATAATCCGGGCATTGCCTATGGGCTTTATCGCGTCGATGCGGTGGCCGAGAATGCCACCGCAAAGCCCGGCGAGCTGCTGGTGCTGGCCGATGCGCTGGCCGAGAGCGTGAAGCAGGCCGGCAAGATCGAGGATTGGCAGCGGATGCGCGACGTGACGGCGGCCGACATGGAGGGCGTGGTGCTGGCGCATCCCTTCCGCGGTGTCGAGGCCGGCGCGGGCGAGTGGGACTATGCCGTGCCGCTGCTGCCCGGCGATCACGTCACCGACGATGCCGGCACCGGCTTCGTGCATACTGCGCCCAGCCATGGCGACGACGACTACCAGCTTGGCCTGCGCTTCAAGCTGCCGATGACCTACAATGTCGAGCCGGACGGCTCCTATCGCGCCGACCTGCCGATCTTCGGCGGCCAGGCCATCATCGGCTCGGACGGCAAGGAAGGCCCGGCCAATGTCAGCGTCATCAAGCAACTGGCCTGGGCCGGCGCGCTGCTGGCCAAGGGCAAGATCAAGCATTCCTACCCGCATAGCTGGCGCTCCAAGGCGCCGCTGATCTATCGCAACACCCCGCAATGGTTCGCCGCCATCGACCACAAGCTGACCGACGGCATGGGCGAATATGGCGACACCATCCGCACGCGGGCGCTGACCAGCATCGACAGGCTGGTGACATGGTGGCCGCAATCGGGCCGCAACCGCATCCATTCGATGGTCGAGAACCGGCCCGACTGGGTGCTGTCGCGCCAGCGCGCCTGGGGCGTGCCGCTGACCTGTTTCGTGAAGAAGGGCGCCAGGCCATCCGACCCGAATTTCCTGCTGCGCGACCAGCGCGTCAACGACCGCATCATCGCCGCCTTTGAACGGGACGGCGCCGATATCTGGTATCGTCCCGGCTTTGCCGCCGAGGTTCTGGCGGGCGTTGCCGATCCGGCGGATTACGAGCAGGTGATGGACGTGCTGGATGTCTGGTTCGACAGCGGCTCGACCCATGCCTTCGTGCTGCGCGACCGCGCCGACGGGGCGCCGGACGGCATCGCCGACGTCTATCTGGAGGGCACCGACCAGCATCGCGGCTGGTTCCAGTCCTCGCTGTTGCAGGCCTGCGCGACCCGGGGCCGGGCGCCCTATCGCAACGTGGTCACGCATGGCTTCACCCTGGACGAGAAGGGCATGAAGATGTCCAAGTCGCTGGGCAATACCATCGTGCCGGCCGAGGTCATCAAGCAATACGGCGCCGACATCCTGCGGCTCTGGGTGGCGCAGACCGACTATACCGCCGACCAGCGCATCGGCCCCGAGATCCTGAAGGGCACCGCCGACAGCTATCGCCGGCTGCGCAATACGTTGCGCTTCGTGCTGGGCAACCTGGACGGCTTCACCGAGGCCGAGCGGGTCGAGCCGGCCGAAATGCCGGAACTGGAGCAATGGGTGCTGCACCGCCTGGCCCAGATCGACCGGCAGGTGCGCAAGGGCTATGACGGCTTCGATTTCCAGGGCGTGTTCCAGACCGTGTTCCAGTTCGCCACGGTCGACCTTTCGGCCTTCTATTTCGACATCCGCAAGGACGCGCTTTACTGCGATGCGCCCGATTCGGCGCGGCGGCGGGCGACCCGCACGGTTCTGGACCTGCTGTTCCACCGGCTTGTCACCTGGCTGGCGCCGATCCTGCCCTTCACCATGGAGGATGTCTGGCTGTCGCGCTTTCCGTCCGAGGAGGACAGCGTGCATCTGCAGGACTTCCCCGTCACCCCGGCGATCTGGCTGAACGAGGCGCTGGCGCGGAAATGGGAAGCCATCCGCCGCGTCCGCCGTACCGTCACCGCCGCGCTGGAGATCAAGCGCAGCGACAAGGTGATCGGTGCCAGCCTGGAGGCCGCGCCGGTGGTGCATGTCGAGGAGGCCGAGGATCTCAAGGCGCTGAAATCGGTGGATTTCGCCGATATCTGCATCACCTCGGGCCTGAGCCTGACCGCCGACCCTGCCCCGGGCGAGGCTTTCCGGCTGTCGGACGTGCCCGGCATCGGCGTGGTCTTCGAGGAGGCCGAGGGCGAGAAATGCCAGCGCTGCTGGAAGATCCTGCCCGATGTCGGCAGCCACAAGCACCCCGGCACCTGCGCCCGCTGCGATGCGGTGCTGAACGGGGGATAG
- a CDS encoding HNH endonuclease — translation MLDDHGDFRTQFVREPSFLRHHPALVLNADFRPLSYYPLSLWPWQEAVKAVFLDRVQIIAEYDEVVRSQRHSIRIPSVVVLKDFVKPQKRVAFTRFNLFLRDEFCCQYCGAKGDLTFDHVIPRSRGGVTSWENVVAACSPCNLRKANKSLRHSGLKLRRIPRRPTAEEMHAVGRRFPPNHLHESWIDYLYWDSELLSE, via the coding sequence ATGCTGGACGACCACGGCGATTTCCGAACGCAGTTCGTGCGCGAGCCTTCCTTCTTGCGCCACCATCCCGCGCTTGTGCTCAACGCCGATTTCAGGCCGCTCAGCTACTACCCCCTGTCGCTCTGGCCCTGGCAGGAGGCGGTCAAGGCGGTGTTCCTGGACCGGGTCCAGATCATCGCCGAATATGACGAGGTGGTGCGAAGCCAACGCCACAGCATCCGCATCCCCTCGGTCGTGGTGCTGAAGGATTTCGTGAAACCCCAGAAGCGCGTGGCATTCACGCGCTTCAATCTTTTTCTGCGGGACGAATTCTGCTGCCAGTATTGCGGCGCCAAGGGCGATCTGACCTTCGACCATGTCATCCCGCGCTCGCGCGGGGGGGTGACCAGCTGGGAGAACGTCGTCGCCGCCTGCTCGCCCTGCAACCTGAGAAAGGCCAACAAGTCGCTGCGCCATTCCGGGCTGAAGCTGCGCCGCATCCCGCGCCGTCCCACCGCCGAAGAGATGCACGCGGTCGGCCGCCGATTCCCGCCGAACCACCTGCATGAAAGCTGGATCGACTATCTTTACTGGGACAGCGAGCTGCTTTCCGAATGA
- a CDS encoding multidrug efflux SMR transporter, which produces MAWIYLGVAGLFEIVWALAMKQSEGFTRPWPTVVTVVGMAASIWFLSLSMKVLPLGTAYVIWTGIGAIGAFVLGIALLGETADALRLVAAVLIVSGLVLMKLASPH; this is translated from the coding sequence ATGGCGTGGATCTATCTTGGCGTGGCAGGGCTTTTCGAGATCGTCTGGGCCCTTGCCATGAAGCAATCCGAGGGCTTCACCCGCCCCTGGCCGACGGTGGTCACCGTCGTCGGGATGGCGGCCAGCATCTGGTTCCTGTCGCTGTCGATGAAGGTGCTGCCGCTGGGCACCGCTTATGTGATCTGGACCGGCATCGGCGCGATCGGAGCCTTCGTGCTGGGGATCGCGCTGCTGGGCGAGACGGCCGATGCGCTGCGCCTGGTGGCGGCGGTGCTGATCGTCTCGGGACTGGTGCTGATGAAGCTTGCCTCGCCGCATTGA
- a CDS encoding VOC family protein, which yields MRTPPQLIGTLESALYAEDLDEAAHFWTGIIGLTEIARVPGRHVFFRCGGQVLLVFRASATRMPPKAGARLPVPPHGAEGPGHFCMAAEPGAFDAWRAHLESAGIRIEADFTWPQGGRSLYFRDPAGNSIEIADPAIWT from the coding sequence ATGAGAACGCCACCCCAGTTGATCGGGACACTGGAATCCGCGCTTTACGCCGAGGATCTGGACGAGGCCGCGCATTTCTGGACCGGCATCATCGGTCTGACCGAGATCGCCCGCGTGCCGGGCCGGCATGTCTTTTTCCGCTGCGGCGGCCAGGTGCTGCTGGTGTTCCGGGCCAGCGCCACGCGCATGCCGCCGAAAGCCGGTGCCCGGCTGCCGGTGCCGCCGCATGGCGCCGAGGGGCCGGGGCATTTCTGCATGGCTGCCGAGCCGGGCGCATTCGACGCCTGGCGCGCGCATCTTGAATCTGCAGGGATAAGGATCGAGGCCGATTTCACCTGGCCGCAAGGCGGCCGGTCGCTGTATTTCCGCGACCCGGCCGGCAATTCCATCGAAATTGCGGATCCGGCCATCTGGACCTGA
- a CDS encoding alpha/beta fold hydrolase: MLRELKSERKGPQKADSVVVFLHGYGADGADLLGLADPLAPHLPGTAFYAPDAPERCVNNPMGYQWFPIPWMDGSSEEQARSSAAQSFKDINAFLDKVLADEGLAPNRLALIGFSQGTMMALSVAPQREPEIAGVVGFSGRLLEPEKAGEVRTRPPILLLHGDQDPVVPFESMGIAGEALQKAGFTVYGHVMKGTAHGISPDGLSVALAFLEERFAAKP, translated from the coding sequence ATGCTGCGCGAATTGAAATCCGAACGCAAAGGGCCGCAGAAGGCCGATTCCGTGGTGGTCTTCCTGCATGGCTACGGCGCCGACGGGGCCGACCTGCTGGGCCTGGCCGATCCGCTGGCGCCGCACCTGCCGGGCACCGCCTTCTATGCCCCGGACGCGCCCGAGCGCTGCGTGAACAACCCGATGGGCTATCAATGGTTTCCGATCCCCTGGATGGATGGCTCCAGCGAGGAGCAGGCCCGCAGCTCGGCCGCGCAATCCTTCAAGGACATCAATGCCTTCCTTGACAAGGTTCTGGCAGATGAGGGGCTGGCGCCGAACCGGCTGGCGCTGATCGGTTTCTCTCAGGGCACGATGATGGCGCTTTCCGTGGCACCACAGCGCGAACCCGAGATCGCCGGCGTGGTCGGTTTCTCGGGCCGGCTGCTGGAGCCCGAGAAGGCGGGGGAGGTCAGGACCAGGCCGCCGATCCTGCTGCTTCATGGCGACCAGGACCCGGTGGTGCCCTTCGAAAGCATGGGCATCGCGGGCGAAGCGCTGCAGAAGGCCGGGTTCACCGTCTACGGGCATGTGATGAAGGGCACCGCGCATGGCATCTCTCCCGACGGGTTGTCGGTGGCGCTGGCTTTCCTGGAAGAGCGATTTGCCGCCAAACCCTGA
- a CDS encoding DNA-3-methyladenine glycosylase 2 family protein, translating into MREIRAPADLEEGAAHLMRVCPVWARELPALLPLPMRRWPEGFPAIRDALVSQQISTRAASAIGARLAAAGLADESGIAAADDEALRAAGLSRPKIRYLRGIVAAGVDWPGLRGLSDDEVIARLTVLPGIGRWTAEIYLKFALGRADAFAAGDLALAEAARLLYGLPERPGPAALTALAEPWRPWRAVAARALWAYYRAAKGREGVR; encoded by the coding sequence ATGCGCGAGATCCGCGCGCCCGCCGATCTGGAGGAAGGCGCGGCGCATCTGATGCGGGTCTGCCCGGTCTGGGCGCGGGAACTGCCGGCGCTGCTGCCGCTGCCGATGCGGCGCTGGCCCGAGGGATTTCCAGCGATCCGCGACGCGCTGGTCTCGCAGCAGATCTCGACGCGGGCGGCCAGCGCGATCGGCGCGCGCCTGGCCGCGGCGGGGCTGGCCGACGAATCCGGGATCGCGGCGGCGGATGACGAGGCCTTGCGCGCCGCCGGCCTGTCGCGCCCGAAGATCCGCTACCTGCGCGGCATCGTCGCGGCCGGGGTCGATTGGCCGGGCCTGCGCGGCCTGTCCGACGACGAGGTGATCGCCCGGCTGACGGTGCTGCCGGGCATCGGCCGCTGGACCGCCGAGATCTACCTGAAATTCGCGCTCGGCCGGGCCGATGCCTTCGCTGCCGGCGATCTGGCGCTGGCCGAGGCGGCGCGGCTGCTCTACGGCCTGCCCGAGCGGCCCGGTCCCGCCGCGCTGACGGCGCTGGCCGAGCCCTGGCGGCCCTGGCGCGCGGTTGCGGCCCGGGCGCTCTGGGCCTATTACCGGGCCGCAAAGGGGCGCGAGGGCGTCCGTTAG
- a CDS encoding GntR family transcriptional regulator codes for MKDAYSLILSAIDNGIYRPGDRLVESELAERFGVSRTPVREALQRLETQSMLKRDGRSLIVATLDHNQLAELYTVRAELEALAARLAARHATPEEVRVLAGMVEDDRAILGDPQALARANRRFHHQIHLASHNRYLVQQLDLVHRSMALMARTSLAAQGRDVVTLDEHQAIVDAIAAHDGATAEQALRHHISMAFETRLKEEARLADEEE; via the coding sequence ATGAAAGACGCCTATTCCCTGATCCTTTCCGCCATCGACAACGGCATCTATCGCCCCGGCGACCGGCTGGTCGAATCTGAGCTGGCCGAGCGTTTCGGCGTCTCGCGCACGCCCGTCCGCGAGGCGCTGCAGCGGCTGGAAACCCAGTCGATGCTGAAGCGCGACGGGCGCAGCCTGATCGTCGCCACGCTGGACCACAACCAGTTGGCCGAGCTTTACACCGTGCGCGCCGAGCTCGAGGCGCTGGCCGCGCGGCTGGCCGCCCGCCACGCCACCCCCGAGGAGGTGCGCGTGCTGGCCGGCATGGTCGAGGACGACCGCGCCATCCTGGGCGATCCGCAGGCCCTGGCGCGGGCGAACCGCCGCTTTCACCACCAGATCCACCTGGCCTCGCACAACCGCTATCTGGTGCAGCAGCTGGACCTGGTGCATCGCAGCATGGCGCTGATGGCACGCACCAGCCTGGCGGCGCAGGGCCGCGACGTGGTGACGCTGGACGAGCATCAGGCCATCGTCGACGCCATCGCCGCCCATGACGGGGCGACGGCGGAACAGGCGCTGCGGCACCATATCTCGATGGCCTTCGAGACCCGGTTGAAGGAAGAGGCGCGGCTGGCCGACGAGGAGGAATGA
- a CDS encoding pyrimidine 5'-nucleotidase, giving the protein MDFRHVSTWIFDLDNTLYAPEVRLFAQIERRMTAYVMRELRVTEPEAGRLRRHYWRTHGTTLAGLMAEHGIDPLPYLRDVHDIDFTVLTPDPELAALIAALPGRKIVHTNADSAYAARVLEHRGLMVFDAIHGVEEVDFHPKPDARAYAAVLAAEGFEPNSAAMFEDDPRNLAVPHELGMRTILVGPGRHGPDELAGDQDHGPHVHYRTGDLTAFLRGLAGTDAPVKT; this is encoded by the coding sequence ATGGATTTTCGTCATGTCTCCACCTGGATCTTCGATCTGGACAACACGCTTTATGCGCCCGAGGTCAGGCTGTTCGCCCAGATCGAGCGGCGCATGACCGCCTATGTCATGCGCGAATTGCGCGTGACCGAACCCGAGGCCGGCCGGCTGCGCCGCCATTACTGGCGCACCCATGGCACCACGCTGGCCGGGCTGATGGCCGAACATGGCATCGACCCGCTGCCCTATCTGCGCGACGTCCACGACATCGACTTCACGGTCCTGACCCCGGATCCGGAACTGGCGGCGCTGATCGCCGCCCTGCCCGGCCGCAAGATCGTGCATACCAATGCCGACAGCGCCTATGCGGCGCGGGTGCTGGAGCATCGCGGGCTGATGGTCTTCGACGCGATCCACGGCGTCGAAGAGGTGGATTTCCACCCCAAGCCGGATGCGCGCGCTTATGCCGCAGTCCTCGCCGCCGAGGGGTTCGAACCGAACAGCGCCGCCATGTTCGAGGACGACCCGAGAAACCTCGCCGTCCCGCATGAGCTTGGAATGCGGACGATTCTGGTCGGTCCGGGGCGCCACGGCCCGGACGAGCTGGCCGGGGACCAGGACCACGGGCCGCATGTGCATTACCGCACCGGCGACCTGACCGCCTTCCTGCGCGGGCTTGCCGGAACCGACGCGCCGGTTAAGACTTGA
- a CDS encoding UbiH/UbiF family hydroxylase: protein MQIDNTEILVSGGGIAGLIAAAAFGSAGHAVTCVDPAPPVTEETATGSDLRSTAFLQPSIAVLQAAGLWDRLLPHATPLQVMRIIDAGGKRSQARLSRDFDAAEISDQPFGWNLPNWLLKREISARLAGLQNVRFLPGTGTAGLVVRDSEALATLTDGNRVRAKLVIGADGRNSPVREALGIGTRTLRYGQKALAFAVTHERPHDNVSTEIHRSGGPFTLVPLPDRDGKPSSAVVWMERGAETARLRALPREAFEAELNRRSAGVLGHLTQATRLTEWPIISQIADRFTGPRTALIAEAAHVVPPIGAQGLNMSLADLAALVALSSGDPGSAASLDAYERRRRPEALARLIGIDALNRASMIAARPLRDLRAAALGSLYAAAPVRKLLMRAGLGMH, encoded by the coding sequence ATGCAGATCGACAACACCGAGATCCTCGTTTCCGGCGGCGGCATCGCCGGGCTGATCGCGGCCGCAGCCTTTGGCAGCGCCGGCCATGCGGTGACCTGCGTCGATCCCGCCCCGCCGGTGACGGAGGAGACGGCCACGGGTTCGGACCTGCGCAGCACCGCCTTCCTGCAGCCTTCGATCGCCGTGCTGCAGGCCGCCGGGCTGTGGGATCGCCTGCTTCCCCATGCCACGCCCTTGCAGGTGATGCGCATCATCGACGCCGGCGGAAAACGGTCGCAGGCCCGCCTGAGCCGCGATTTCGACGCCGCCGAGATCTCGGACCAGCCCTTCGGCTGGAACCTGCCCAACTGGCTTTTGAAGCGCGAGATCTCGGCCCGCCTCGCCGGGTTGCAGAATGTCCGCTTCCTGCCCGGCACCGGCACGGCAGGGCTGGTGGTCCGCGACAGCGAGGCCTTGGCGACGCTGACCGACGGCAACCGGGTCCGCGCAAAGCTGGTGATCGGCGCCGACGGCCGCAACTCGCCGGTCCGCGAAGCGCTCGGCATCGGCACCCGCACGCTGCGCTATGGCCAGAAGGCGTTGGCCTTCGCCGTCACCCATGAGCGCCCGCATGACAATGTCTCGACCGAGATCCACCGCTCGGGCGGCCCGTTCACGCTGGTGCCGCTGCCCGACCGCGACGGCAAGCCGAGCTCGGCCGTGGTCTGGATGGAGCGCGGCGCGGAAACCGCCCGACTGCGCGCCCTGCCGCGCGAGGCGTTCGAGGCCGAGCTGAACCGCCGTTCGGCCGGGGTTCTGGGCCATCTGACCCAGGCTACGCGCCTGACGGAATGGCCGATCATCAGCCAGATCGCCGACCGATTCACCGGCCCGCGCACGGCGCTGATCGCCGAGGCCGCGCATGTCGTCCCGCCCATCGGCGCCCAGGGGCTGAACATGAGCCTTGCCGATCTCGCCGCCCTGGTCGCGCTGTCCTCGGGCGATCCCGGCAGCGCCGCCTCGCTCGACGCCTATGAGCGCCGCCGCCGCCCCGAGGCGCTGGCCCGGCTGATCGGCATCGACGCGCTGAACCGCGCCAGCATGATCGCGGCCCGGCCGCTGCGCGACCTGCGGGCCGCGGCCCTGGGCAGTCTCTATGCCGCTGCTCCGGTCCGCAAGCTGTTGATGCGCGCCGGATTGGGCATGCACTGA